The Mycobacterium avium subsp. avium genomic sequence ACCAGGTGTCCCTCCCGGAGTTGCTGGTGCACCTTGGTAACCGGGACTCCGAGCAATTCGGCGACCCTCGGCAAGTCGTAGATCGGCTCGTCGGGATCTAGCACATCGTCGCCGGCAGGAATACTGCTCACTCGCGCAAGTGTAGGCGTTGATGCGCGCGTTGAGCCCGTGTTCCGGCGCCCAATCACCACCTCGCCCCTACGATGGCCCCGTGGCCCAAGCTGAATCGCCCGGCTCCTCCTCGGGCACGTTGCTGGACGGCCGCTATCTGATCGAGTCCAAGATCGCCAGCGGCGGCACCTCGACCGTCTACCGCGGCGTGGACACCCGGCTCGACCGTCCCGTCGCGGTGAAGGTGATGGACCCGCGTTACGCCGGCGACGAGCAATTCCTGACCCGGTTCCAGCGCGAGGCCCGCGCGGTGGCCCGGCTGAAGGATCCGGGCCTGGTGGCCGTCTACGACCAGGGCCTGGACGCGCGGCATCCGTTTCTGGTGATGGAGCTCATCGAGGGCGGGACGCTGCGCGAGCTGCTGGGCGAACGCGGACCGATGCCGCCCTACGCGGTGGCGGCGGTGCTGCGTCCGGTGCTGGGCGGGCTAGCCGCCGCGCACCGGGCCGGCCTGGTCCATCGCGACGTCAAGCCGGAGAACGTGCTGATCTCCGACGACGGCGAGGTGAAGATCGCCGACTTCGGGTTGGTCCGGGCCGTCGCGGCCGCCGGAATCACCTCTGCCAGCGTGATTTTGGGCACCGCGGCGTACCTGTCGCCCGAACAGGTGCGCGACGGCGCGGCCACCCCGCGCAGCGACGTGTACGCCGCCGGCATCCTCGCCTACGAGCTGCTGACCGGGCGCACCCCCTTCACCGGCGACTCGACGTTGGCGATCGCCTATCGGCGGCTGGACGCCGATGTCCCGCCCCCCAGCGCGGCCATCGACGGCGTGCCCGCGCAGTTCGACGACTTCGTGCAGCGCGCGACGGCCCGCGACCCGGCC encodes the following:
- a CDS encoding protein kinase domain-containing protein — translated: MMRALSPCSGAQSPPRPYDGPVAQAESPGSSSGTLLDGRYLIESKIASGGTSTVYRGVDTRLDRPVAVKVMDPRYAGDEQFLTRFQREARAVARLKDPGLVAVYDQGLDARHPFLVMELIEGGTLRELLGERGPMPPYAVAAVLRPVLGGLAAAHRAGLVHRDVKPENVLISDDGEVKIADFGLVRAVAAAGITSASVILGTAAYLSPEQVRDGAATPRSDVYAAGILAYELLTGRTPFTGDSTLAIAYRRLDADVPPPSAAIDGVPAQFDDFVQRATARDPADRYADAVEMGADLDAIADELALPGFRVPAPRNSALHRSAALHREAGRRAPGAEPPARHPTRHLTRGPEEWPQPEPPAHVGAEPDDDEDDYEYQSVTGEFAGIPISEFVWARQHNRRMVLVWLALVLAVTGMVATAAWTIGRNLNGLF